One genomic window of Moorella glycerini includes the following:
- a CDS encoding endonuclease MutS2 yields MNKIYSKLELDIILQRLEEKCLSPLGAELARSLQPARDLEVARRRLQATSEAEQVLRRYPDIPLSNIHDIRVEVARAAVGGLLEGQELLRVAATLAGGRRLRQFLLGLEGNWPVLREMATRIGDFRHLEKAIGQAIGADGEVVDQATPRLLALRQQVRKTQERIKERLDGYLRSAEMQKYLQDNLYTIRNDRYVLPVKQEYRHQVPGLIHDQSASGATLFIEPMALVELNNELRRLQAAEAREIEAILRHLSNLIGREQETLEITLAALGELDFTLAKGRLSQEMAAVEPRLNNEGRWHIYRGRHPLLKGRVVPVSLTLGEDFDTLVITGPNTGGKTVTLKTVGLFTLMAQCGLHLPAAAGTEVDPTAAVYADIGDEQSIEQSLSTFSAHMAQIVAILKEVTPGSLVLLDELGAGTDPTEGAALAMAILDYLTGAGARTVATTHYSELKAYAYATPRVENAAVEFDSRTLQPTYNLIIGTPGESNAFVIASRLGLSPAIIDRARSLLGEENQRVSRLIAGLAEDKRVSAREREEAEILRREAEAARAELERAKEAWQQQAAREMEKVREEARGLLRRARAEIREIMARLEKAMAEESLRGQQQAVTRARRQLKELEDAVDAGLAQYRPAAPNRPPENLRAGDRVYLLAWGQAVEVLSPPNDQGEVLVQVGALKVTVPLKELRLLEDVARAGSKNGPKKEDTKPGWMVKAAGNDDIRPEIDLRGLTVEEACHRVDAYLDDAVLAGLNQVSLIHGKGTGALRAALQDYLRQHPLVKGFRLGGAGEGGSGVTVVDIGR; encoded by the coding sequence TTGAACAAGATTTATAGCAAATTAGAACTGGATATAATCCTGCAGCGGCTGGAGGAGAAATGCCTCTCACCCCTGGGAGCGGAGCTGGCCCGCTCCCTGCAGCCGGCCCGGGACCTGGAGGTGGCCCGCCGGCGCCTCCAGGCTACCAGCGAGGCGGAGCAGGTGTTGCGGCGTTACCCCGATATCCCTTTGAGCAATATCCATGATATCCGGGTGGAGGTGGCCCGGGCGGCCGTGGGCGGGCTCCTGGAGGGGCAGGAGTTACTGCGGGTGGCCGCCACCCTGGCCGGGGGTAGGAGATTGCGGCAGTTCCTCCTGGGCCTGGAAGGCAACTGGCCGGTGTTGCGGGAGATGGCCACCAGGATCGGCGATTTCCGCCACCTGGAAAAGGCCATCGGCCAGGCCATTGGTGCCGACGGTGAGGTTGTAGACCAGGCGACGCCGCGGCTTTTAGCTTTACGGCAGCAGGTACGCAAGACCCAGGAGAGGATAAAAGAACGCCTGGATGGCTACCTCCGTTCAGCGGAAATGCAGAAATACCTCCAGGATAACCTGTATACCATCCGCAATGATCGTTATGTCCTCCCGGTCAAGCAGGAGTACCGCCACCAGGTACCGGGGTTGATTCACGACCAGTCGGCCAGCGGGGCGACGCTATTTATCGAGCCCATGGCCCTGGTAGAGCTAAATAATGAACTTCGCCGCCTTCAAGCTGCTGAAGCCAGGGAAATAGAGGCCATCCTGCGACATTTAAGCAATCTCATCGGCCGGGAGCAGGAGACGCTGGAAATTACCCTGGCTGCCCTGGGCGAACTGGATTTTACCCTGGCCAAGGGACGCTTGAGCCAGGAGATGGCGGCCGTGGAGCCGCGGTTGAATAATGAGGGACGCTGGCACATCTACCGTGGCCGGCATCCTTTGCTTAAAGGAAGGGTGGTGCCCGTCAGCCTCACCCTGGGCGAAGATTTTGATACCCTGGTCATTACCGGTCCCAATACCGGTGGCAAGACGGTAACGTTAAAGACCGTGGGCTTATTTACCCTCATGGCCCAGTGTGGCCTGCACCTGCCGGCAGCCGCAGGCACGGAGGTTGACCCTACGGCCGCCGTCTATGCCGATATCGGCGACGAGCAGAGCATTGAGCAATCATTAAGTACTTTTTCGGCCCACATGGCTCAGATTGTCGCTATTTTAAAAGAGGTAACACCGGGCAGCCTGGTCCTCCTGGATGAACTGGGGGCCGGTACTGACCCTACAGAAGGGGCGGCCCTGGCCATGGCCATCCTGGATTACCTCACCGGCGCTGGGGCCAGGACGGTGGCCACCACCCACTACAGCGAACTGAAAGCCTATGCCTATGCTACCCCGCGGGTGGAAAACGCGGCTGTGGAATTTGACAGCCGCACCCTCCAGCCCACCTACAATCTCATCATCGGTACCCCGGGTGAGAGCAATGCCTTTGTCATTGCCTCCCGTTTAGGCCTTTCACCCGCCATTATTGACCGGGCCCGGAGCCTCCTCGGGGAAGAAAACCAGCGGGTCAGCCGCCTGATAGCCGGCCTGGCTGAAGACAAGCGGGTGAGTGCCCGGGAACGGGAGGAAGCCGAGATTTTGCGCCGGGAGGCGGAGGCGGCCAGGGCCGAGCTGGAGAGGGCTAAAGAGGCATGGCAGCAGCAGGCCGCCAGGGAAATGGAGAAGGTACGCGAGGAAGCCCGGGGGCTCTTACGCCGGGCCCGGGCCGAGATCAGGGAAATCATGGCCCGCCTGGAAAAGGCCATGGCTGAAGAAAGTTTACGCGGCCAGCAGCAGGCAGTAACCCGGGCGCGCCGGCAATTAAAGGAACTGGAAGATGCCGTGGATGCAGGGCTTGCTCAATACCGGCCGGCAGCCCCAAACCGGCCGCCGGAAAATCTCCGGGCCGGGGACAGGGTTTACCTTCTAGCCTGGGGACAGGCAGTGGAAGTCTTGAGCCCCCCCAATGACCAGGGGGAAGTCCTGGTCCAGGTCGGCGCCTTGAAGGTTACCGTTCCTTTAAAGGAACTGCGGCTGTTAGAAGACGTAGCCCGGGCCGGGTCTAAAAATGGTCCTAAAAAAGAAGACACTAAACCTGGCTGGATGGTAAAAGCGGCTGGTAATGACGATATCAGGCCGGAGATCGACCTGCGGGGGCTGACGGTAGAAGAAGCCTGCCACCGGGTTGATGCCTACCTGGATGATGCCGTCCTGGCGGGATTGAACCAGGTGAGCTTAATCCACGGTAAGGGCACCGGTGCCTTAAGGGCAGCCTTGCAGGATTACCTGCGGCAGCACCCCCTGGTCAAGGGCTTTCGCCTGGGTGGGGCCGGCGAAGGCGGCAGCGGCGTTACGGTAGTGGATATTGGAAGATGA
- a CDS encoding type II toxin-antitoxin system VapC family toxin produces MIEDVSKGKFVCLLDTGPIIAHLRNITGMMELFNSLVDEGQMAVAAVSVTEIWQGAKEREIEPTRHFFTGVKVIPLDEQLATRAGLLARGLRAQGFTASLADAVIAVTALQLQVPLLTTNPKHFTIITGLEVWDLQDKLAELERGIGDKTSSRSGS; encoded by the coding sequence TTGATTGAAGATGTATCCAAGGGCAAATTCGTCTGCTTGCTGGATACAGGGCCAATCATTGCCCATCTTCGTAATATAACAGGCATGATGGAACTTTTTAATTCTTTAGTTGATGAAGGCCAGATGGCTGTTGCGGCGGTGAGTGTTACCGAGATCTGGCAGGGAGCGAAGGAACGGGAAATAGAGCCAACACGCCATTTTTTTACAGGCGTCAAGGTAATTCCTCTTGACGAGCAACTGGCCACCAGGGCCGGATTGCTGGCGCGGGGACTGCGGGCTCAGGGATTTACTGCCAGCCTGGCTGATGCGGTAATTGCCGTCACGGCCTTGCAACTCCAGGTACCGCTTTTAACAACCAACCCCAAACATTTTACAATTATCACCGGCCTGGAAGTTTGGGACCTGCAAGATAAACTAGCAGAGTTAGAAAGGGGCATTGGCGATAAAACAAGTTCCCGGTCTGGCAGTTAA
- a CDS encoding type II toxin-antitoxin system CcdA family antitoxin, whose product MKTVKISITMPEDLVKELKHLTSNLSAYITAGMQEYVARDRARRGFKKSVGSWRQEDHPELQTITDITKYVEETRGGWKNID is encoded by the coding sequence ATGAAAACCGTTAAAATATCCATTACCATGCCGGAGGATCTAGTAAAAGAATTGAAACATTTGACTTCAAACCTCAGTGCTTATATTACTGCCGGGATGCAAGAGTATGTAGCGCGGGATCGCGCCCGTAGGGGCTTTAAGAAAAGTGTCGGGTCCTGGCGGCAAGAAGACCACCCGGAACTACAAACTATCACCGATATTACGAAATATGTGGAAGAGACCAGGGGTGGGTGGAAGAATATTGATTGA
- a CDS encoding DUF3656 domain-containing U32 family peptidase: MARVELMAPAGSPEALKAAVGNGADAVYLGGKQFNAREGAENFSRQEILAAIDYAHERGTRVYVTVNILLADRELAEALEYLYFLGKARVDGIIVQDLGLAVLARRLLPELPLIGSTQMTVTSAAGAKFLQEQGFRRVVLGRELSLADIRAISRQVDIELEAFVHGALCFSYSGQCLLSSMVGGRSGNRGRCAQPCRLAYTLVDERGRPLELKPEHLLSTRDLYTLDRVPQLIAAGVKAFKIEGRMRRPEYVAVVTRAYRRVIDRYLADPGGFQVLPEEERAVAQIFNRDFTPGYLERDPGVELMSYGRPSNRGLYLGRAARRQGERFLVHLEAPLRQGDGLEVWVSRGGHQGLVVRHIWQGGREVTFAPAGTTVALELPPSTRPGDRIFKTSDVELLKEVRRTYTSPREERRLPLAMKVAARPGEPLKLEVIDPQGHRVQARTAIAAAAAERHPLDEAVLAEHLGRLGNTPYRLAELITSLAGPVMVPLSELNRARREAIEKLRQVRLAIFPQRVPPAAEFEEGLEQLLPRQGRGRPGAGLETGKGRGPWNEGTAGPGRQDLRGVPRLAVAVGDLEGARAALAAGAGRVYLAGETWQDREPPDPAALQELMAAAGEKGAAVIPALPRIWHETEAAAVARQLERLAATGASLFLIAGLGGLQILKEYGLGGWGDYPLNAFNTWSLKALAVAGLAGVTLSTEMNLEQLRELDPPLPVEAIVHGALPLMVSAHCVLGARLGGKRPGRACTAPCRRGRYGLKDRLGLVFPVTTDRQCRFYLYNAREMSLIDHLEEIAALGLDWVRIEAREKAPGYIRRVTGLYREALAALENGDAGEILAALAGEAEALAPAGITRGHYFRGVV, translated from the coding sequence ATGGCAAGGGTGGAACTCATGGCCCCGGCCGGTAGCCCGGAGGCCTTAAAGGCAGCAGTAGGTAATGGCGCTGACGCTGTTTACCTGGGCGGGAAGCAATTCAATGCCCGGGAGGGAGCGGAAAATTTTTCCCGGCAAGAAATCCTGGCGGCCATTGACTACGCCCATGAGCGCGGCACCCGCGTTTACGTGACCGTTAATATTCTCCTGGCCGACAGGGAACTGGCGGAAGCCCTGGAGTACCTCTATTTCCTGGGTAAAGCCCGGGTGGACGGCATCATTGTCCAGGATCTGGGACTGGCGGTCCTCGCCAGGAGGCTCCTCCCTGAACTGCCCCTCATCGGCAGCACCCAGATGACGGTAACCAGCGCCGCTGGGGCTAAGTTTTTGCAGGAGCAGGGTTTCCGGCGCGTCGTCCTGGGCAGGGAGTTATCCCTGGCCGATATCAGGGCCATCAGCCGCCAGGTGGATATTGAACTGGAAGCCTTTGTCCACGGCGCCCTCTGCTTTTCTTATTCCGGCCAGTGTTTGCTTAGCAGCATGGTAGGAGGCCGCAGCGGTAACCGCGGCCGTTGCGCCCAGCCCTGCCGCCTGGCCTATACCCTGGTCGATGAGAGGGGAAGGCCGCTGGAGTTGAAACCGGAACACCTGTTAAGCACCCGTGACCTCTATACCCTGGACCGGGTACCGCAGTTAATAGCTGCCGGTGTGAAAGCTTTTAAGATTGAAGGGCGGATGCGGCGTCCCGAGTATGTGGCCGTAGTTACCAGGGCCTACCGCCGGGTCATTGACCGTTACCTGGCCGACCCGGGAGGTTTCCAGGTATTGCCGGAAGAGGAGCGGGCGGTGGCCCAGATCTTCAACCGCGACTTTACCCCGGGCTACCTGGAAAGGGACCCGGGGGTTGAGCTGATGAGCTATGGCCGGCCCAGCAATCGCGGCCTTTACCTGGGCCGGGCCGCCCGCCGCCAGGGGGAGCGCTTTCTGGTCCACCTGGAAGCCCCCCTCCGCCAGGGGGACGGCCTGGAAGTCTGGGTGAGCCGGGGCGGCCATCAAGGACTGGTGGTGCGCCATATCTGGCAGGGAGGAAGGGAGGTAACCTTCGCCCCGGCAGGGACTACGGTAGCCCTGGAACTGCCCCCGTCAACCAGGCCCGGGGACCGCATTTTTAAGACCAGCGATGTGGAACTCCTGAAGGAAGTCCGGCGCACCTATACCTCACCCCGGGAAGAGAGACGCCTGCCCCTGGCCATGAAGGTTGCGGCCCGGCCGGGAGAACCTTTAAAGCTGGAGGTTATCGATCCCCAGGGGCACCGGGTCCAGGCCCGGACTGCTATAGCCGCCGCGGCGGCGGAACGGCACCCCCTGGATGAAGCTGTACTGGCAGAGCACCTGGGCCGCCTGGGCAATACCCCCTACCGGCTGGCAGAACTCATTACCAGCCTGGCAGGGCCGGTGATGGTGCCCTTAAGCGAGTTAAACCGCGCCCGCCGGGAAGCTATAGAAAAGTTACGTCAAGTACGCCTGGCAATCTTTCCGCAACGGGTGCCGCCGGCAGCAGAATTTGAGGAAGGCCTGGAACAGCTCCTACCCCGGCAGGGGCGGGGGAGGCCAGGGGCCGGGTTAGAGACAGGCAAGGGGCGCGGCCCCTGGAACGAAGGTACAGCCGGTCCCGGCAGGCAGGACTTACGAGGGGTGCCGCGCCTGGCGGTGGCCGTGGGCGACCTGGAAGGAGCCCGGGCCGCCCTGGCGGCCGGGGCCGGGCGGGTTTATCTCGCCGGTGAAACCTGGCAGGACCGGGAACCCCCGGACCCTGCTGCCCTGCAGGAGCTAATGGCCGCAGCGGGAGAAAAGGGGGCGGCAGTCATCCCGGCCCTGCCGCGGATCTGGCATGAGACTGAAGCTGCAGCCGTGGCCCGGCAACTTGAAAGGCTGGCGGCTACCGGAGCAAGCCTTTTCCTCATTGCCGGCCTTGGCGGCCTGCAAATCTTAAAGGAGTACGGCCTGGGGGGGTGGGGCGACTATCCCCTCAATGCCTTCAATACCTGGTCTCTCAAAGCCTTAGCCGTAGCAGGGCTTGCAGGGGTAACCCTTTCCACGGAAATGAACCTGGAACAACTGCGGGAACTGGACCCCCCTTTGCCGGTGGAAGCCATTGTCCACGGGGCTTTACCCCTTATGGTTTCGGCTCACTGCGTCCTGGGGGCGCGCCTGGGGGGCAAAAGGCCGGGCCGGGCCTGCACTGCTCCCTGCCGGCGGGGACGTTACGGTTTAAAAGACCGCCTGGGCCTGGTATTCCCTGTCACTACCGACCGGCAGTGCCGTTTTTATTTATATAATGCCAGGGAAATGAGCCTCATCGACCACCTGGAGGAGATTGCCGCCCTGGGTCTTGACTGGGTGCGGATCGAAGCACGGGAAAAGGCGCCCGGCTATATCCGGCGGGTGACGGGCCTGTATCGCGAGGCCCTGGCCGCCCTGGAGAACGGGGACGCAGGGGAGATCCTGGCGGCACTGGCCGGGGAAGCGGAAGCCCTGGCTCCTGCCGGCATTACCCGCGGTCATTATTTCCGGGGAGTGGTTTAG
- a CDS encoding sigma 54-interacting transcriptional regulator — translation MEIVKTITGKCRMCYACIRNCPVKAIKVVEGQARVVPELCIACGHCVQVCAQQAKLVEQEIAKVEQLLASGRTIACLAPSFVAEFHPAWPGQVVAALKQMGFAEVHEVAFGAHLVTLEYRRYLQEAGERQGLISTPCPAVVNLVSKYYPRLLPQLVPVVSPMIALGRYLKTKLGPDNRLVFIGPCVAKKSEAREEEVAGAIDAVLTFPELKEMLAARQIDVSSCGNLDFDSEPAYLGRLYPVGGGLLRSAGIDADILANQVLVVEGREDCLEFLKAVNEGKMVPQMVDMLFCKGCINGPMQENKFSSFRRRKIVAEFTRQGLEQAKPKPMNLEGINLRREFHDKTIFFPRPSEADIRGILAELGKLTPEDELNCGACGYPSCREKAIAVYHGLAENRMCLPYLIAQLEKSNLHLRQELKVFQGQFGQLVGNSVAMQEVYRLIEKVAKTDATVLIRGESGTGKELVARAIHYHSRRSEAPFISINCAALPETLLESELFGHARGAFTGAVTAKKGLFEEAHEGTIFLDEIGDISLGLQSKLLRVLQEGEFLRVGETRPTRVDVRVLAATNRDLEKAVREGSFRPELFYRLNVISIWLPPLRERRDDIPLLARHFLEKISRRLGKEVTGFTSEAMDALVRAEWPGNVRELENVIERAVILTEGKKIELGDLPRQFRNLATGTSGWAYTRGMSFKEAVTAYETSLIVQALEESQWVQARAAEILGLKRSTLNEMIKRYNLRPTNKIANTKN, via the coding sequence ATGGAAATAGTGAAAACCATCACAGGTAAATGCCGGATGTGTTACGCCTGCATCCGTAACTGCCCGGTCAAAGCGATTAAAGTAGTTGAGGGCCAGGCCCGGGTGGTCCCCGAACTGTGTATAGCCTGCGGCCACTGTGTCCAGGTCTGTGCCCAGCAGGCCAAGCTAGTGGAACAGGAAATTGCCAAAGTGGAGCAATTGCTGGCCTCCGGTCGGACCATTGCCTGCCTGGCTCCTTCCTTTGTGGCCGAATTTCACCCGGCCTGGCCGGGCCAGGTGGTGGCGGCCTTGAAGCAAATGGGCTTTGCCGAAGTCCATGAAGTGGCCTTTGGCGCCCACCTGGTCACCCTGGAATACCGCCGCTACCTCCAGGAAGCCGGGGAACGCCAGGGACTCATCAGTACCCCCTGCCCGGCAGTAGTAAACCTGGTAAGCAAGTATTATCCCCGCCTTTTACCCCAGCTGGTGCCGGTAGTATCACCCATGATCGCCCTGGGCCGTTATCTTAAAACAAAGCTGGGACCCGACAACCGCCTGGTCTTCATCGGTCCCTGCGTGGCCAAAAAAAGTGAGGCCCGCGAGGAAGAGGTGGCCGGGGCCATCGACGCCGTCCTTACCTTTCCTGAACTTAAGGAAATGCTGGCGGCGCGGCAAATCGACGTCTCTTCTTGCGGCAACCTCGACTTTGACAGTGAACCGGCCTACCTGGGCCGGTTGTACCCTGTAGGCGGCGGCCTGCTCAGGAGTGCCGGGATTGATGCCGATATCCTGGCCAACCAGGTCCTGGTGGTGGAAGGCCGGGAGGACTGCCTGGAATTTTTGAAGGCCGTTAACGAGGGTAAAATGGTCCCCCAGATGGTCGATATGCTCTTTTGCAAGGGCTGTATCAACGGCCCTATGCAGGAAAATAAATTTTCCTCCTTCCGCCGGCGTAAAATTGTAGCCGAATTTACCCGCCAGGGATTGGAACAGGCTAAACCCAAACCCATGAACCTGGAAGGTATAAACTTACGCCGGGAATTCCATGATAAAACCATCTTCTTCCCCCGCCCCAGCGAGGCCGACATCCGGGGTATCCTGGCGGAGCTGGGCAAGCTGACGCCGGAAGACGAGCTTAACTGTGGTGCCTGTGGCTATCCTTCCTGCCGGGAGAAGGCTATTGCCGTCTACCACGGCCTGGCCGAAAACCGCATGTGCCTGCCCTATCTCATTGCCCAGCTGGAAAAAAGCAACCTGCACCTGCGCCAGGAACTCAAGGTCTTCCAGGGCCAGTTTGGCCAGCTGGTGGGTAATAGCGTCGCCATGCAGGAAGTCTATCGCCTGATTGAAAAGGTGGCCAAAACTGATGCTACTGTCCTCATCCGGGGGGAAAGCGGTACCGGTAAGGAGCTGGTGGCCCGGGCCATCCACTACCACAGCCGCCGCAGTGAGGCGCCCTTCATTAGCATCAATTGTGCCGCCCTGCCGGAAACTTTGCTGGAAAGCGAGCTTTTCGGCCATGCCCGGGGCGCCTTTACCGGGGCGGTGACGGCCAAAAAGGGGCTCTTTGAAGAAGCCCATGAGGGAACCATTTTCCTGGATGAAATCGGCGATATCAGCCTGGGACTGCAGAGTAAACTTTTACGGGTCCTCCAGGAAGGGGAATTTTTGCGGGTAGGAGAAACGAGGCCCACCCGGGTGGATGTCCGCGTCCTGGCGGCCACCAACCGCGACCTGGAGAAGGCCGTCAGGGAAGGTTCCTTCCGGCCTGAACTCTTCTACCGCCTCAATGTTATCAGCATCTGGCTGCCGCCCCTGCGCGAACGGCGGGACGATATTCCCTTGCTTGCCCGCCATTTCCTGGAAAAAATCAGCCGGCGCCTGGGCAAAGAGGTTACCGGCTTTACCAGCGAGGCCATGGACGCCCTGGTCCGGGCCGAATGGCCAGGCAACGTGCGGGAACTGGAAAATGTCATTGAGCGGGCGGTAATTTTAACCGAAGGGAAAAAAATCGAACTCGGCGACCTGCCGCGCCAGTTCCGTAATCTGGCAACAGGTACTTCGGGCTGGGCCTATACCAGGGGGATGAGCTTCAAAGAAGCGGTGACGGCCTATGAAACCAGCCTGATCGTGCAGGCCCTGGAAGAAAGCCAGTGGGTCCAGGCCCGGGCTGCAGAAATCCTGGGCCTGAAGCGCAGCACCCTTAATGAAATGATCAAACGCTATAACCTGCGGCCCACGAATAAAATAGCTAATACAAAAAATTGA
- a CDS encoding helix-turn-helix transcriptional regulator, which translates to MYQLRRERGLTQKKVAIAVGITQSAYAMIERGQRYPRKDTMKKLADFFGLTVDELFFSNNNHE; encoded by the coding sequence ATGTACCAGTTACGCCGGGAGCGCGGCCTCACCCAGAAGAAGGTGGCGATAGCTGTAGGGATAACCCAGAGCGCCTATGCCATGATTGAAAGGGGCCAGCGTTACCCCAGGAAGGACACCATGAAAAAACTGGCCGATTTTTTCGGCCTGACGGTAGATGAGTTGTTTTTTAGCAATAATAATCACGAATAG
- a CDS encoding helix-turn-helix domain-containing protein: MKSLGERLAALRKEKALTQAEMARRLNMGQSTIAMYERNKRSPDAETLQKLADFFKVSVDFLLGRVDSPHPVVYEPQDEKQRKTTLLLQEPGVRTFLADPLFEDLFKRLSELTPQEKAKLARYWSQALKDIEKERLRLRQSGGRDLPAGQNNDREHP; this comes from the coding sequence ATGAAATCCCTTGGCGAAAGATTAGCAGCTTTACGGAAAGAAAAAGCCTTAACCCAGGCTGAAATGGCCCGCCGGCTCAATATGGGCCAGAGTACCATTGCCATGTATGAAAGGAATAAGCGTTCCCCCGATGCCGAAACTCTGCAGAAGCTGGCGGATTTTTTTAAGGTATCCGTCGATTTTCTCCTGGGACGGGTTGATTCTCCCCATCCAGTAGTCTATGAACCCCAGGATGAAAAGCAGCGCAAAACAACCTTGCTTCTCCAGGAACCCGGGGTCAGGACTTTTCTTGCCGATCCCCTGTTTGAAGATTTATTTAAACGCCTCTCTGAACTGACACCCCAGGAGAAGGCCAAACTGGCCCGGTATTGGAGCCAGGCCTTGAAGGATATAGAAAAAGAAAGGCTAAGGCTACGACAGTCCGGTGGCCGGGACCTGCCGGCAGGTCAAAATAATGATAGAGAGCATCCTTAA
- a CDS encoding SGNH/GDSL hydrolase family protein, with amino-acid sequence MIVITMTAVDLVGMGNSLTWGYPFGPEASWLELAARETGLVVVNQGISGETTGEMLARFDQDVVRLKPRVVTIMGGTNDAWAGFAVTEVSNNLRAMVDKALRAGIQPVMALPPPLCQTGSDIPLPFLEKMAGLLEGYREACRDLVLSQGLKLLDFYTPLLEPATGWGKREFFVDDAHPGRQGYRVMAGVAVDLFRQLKQQG; translated from the coding sequence GTGATTGTTATAACCATGACCGCGGTTGATCTCGTAGGCATGGGCAACAGCCTGACCTGGGGCTATCCCTTTGGCCCGGAGGCTTCCTGGCTGGAGCTGGCGGCCAGGGAAACCGGCCTGGTGGTGGTAAACCAGGGTATAAGCGGCGAAACGACAGGTGAAATGCTGGCCCGTTTCGACCAGGATGTTGTCCGGCTCAAGCCCCGGGTAGTAACTATTATGGGAGGAACCAATGACGCCTGGGCGGGATTTGCCGTTACGGAAGTAAGCAACAATCTCCGGGCCATGGTGGATAAGGCCCTCCGGGCGGGCATCCAGCCGGTAATGGCCCTGCCACCGCCCCTCTGCCAGACGGGTTCAGATATCCCCCTCCCTTTCCTGGAGAAGATGGCCGGGCTTCTTGAGGGTTACCGCGAGGCCTGCCGGGACCTGGTCTTGTCCCAGGGATTAAAGTTGCTGGACTTTTATACCCCCCTCCTGGAGCCGGCAACGGGGTGGGGTAAAAGGGAATTTTTTGTTGACGACGCCCACCCCGGCCGCCAGGGTTACCGGGTCATGGCCGGGGTGGCCGTTGATTTGTTCCGGCAGTTAAAGCAGCAAGGCTGA
- a CDS encoding BMP family protein, whose amino-acid sequence MKVKSRSLLLAGLLVLLLATALVFSGCGGNSKQAGSGGQSSPAGAGGKPGDFKVALVLNGPINDNGWNAAGYNGVKAVEKELGIQTAYSENVSKSDQEEVLRGYATQGYNLIFAHGFEFVDTAKKVAPQFPKTIFIVTNGYFSDKNISSFSVNSAEMGFLEGAAAAILTKSKKVAAIGGEETTPIKLGIEGFKQGAKYIDPNVEVLSTFIGSFSDVGKMKEVALSMINQGADVVLGNANQAGLGAIQAAKEKKVYAIGSSFDQHSVAPDTVVTSGVQNIGKAMIYLAKTVMEGKYQPAVYMVGVKEGAVYLAPLYDFEQKLPADIVKKIKQVPEDIKNGKVKVDLDTKTGKVTIEKR is encoded by the coding sequence GTGAAGGTTAAGTCGAGGTCTTTGCTTCTGGCAGGTTTACTGGTTTTGCTCCTTGCTACGGCCCTTGTTTTTAGCGGTTGCGGCGGCAACTCCAAGCAGGCCGGTAGCGGTGGCCAGAGTTCTCCGGCGGGAGCGGGGGGCAAGCCCGGGGATTTTAAAGTAGCCCTGGTCCTCAATGGGCCGATTAATGACAATGGCTGGAATGCCGCCGGTTATAACGGCGTCAAAGCGGTAGAAAAAGAATTGGGTATACAAACGGCCTATTCGGAAAACGTCAGCAAATCCGATCAGGAAGAAGTTTTAAGGGGGTACGCTACCCAGGGATACAACCTTATCTTCGCCCACGGCTTTGAATTTGTTGATACTGCCAAAAAGGTTGCGCCCCAATTTCCCAAAACCATCTTTATTGTCACCAATGGGTATTTTAGCGATAAAAATATCTCCTCTTTCTCAGTTAACAGCGCCGAAATGGGTTTCCTGGAGGGCGCTGCGGCAGCTATTCTAACGAAAAGCAAAAAAGTGGCGGCCATTGGCGGTGAAGAGACAACCCCAATTAAACTGGGGATAGAGGGATTCAAGCAGGGGGCCAAATATATCGATCCGAATGTCGAAGTTTTAAGTACCTTTATTGGCAGCTTCAGTGACGTAGGCAAAATGAAAGAAGTTGCTCTCAGTATGATCAATCAAGGAGCGGATGTTGTTTTAGGCAATGCCAACCAGGCCGGCCTGGGGGCTATCCAGGCAGCGAAAGAGAAAAAGGTTTATGCTATTGGCAGCAGTTTCGACCAGCACAGCGTCGCACCGGATACCGTTGTCACCAGTGGCGTCCAGAACATCGGTAAAGCCATGATCTACCTGGCGAAGACTGTAATGGAAGGCAAGTACCAGCCCGCCGTTTATATGGTAGGCGTGAAGGAAGGCGCCGTTTACCTGGCTCCCCTCTATGACTTTGAGCAGAAGCTACCGGCGGATATTGTTAAGAAGATCAAACAGGTTCCCGAAGATATTAAAAATGGCAAGGTTAAGGTTGATTTAGATACCAAGACGGGCAAAGTCACGATAGAAAAGAGATAG